In Chitinivorax sp. B, the following are encoded in one genomic region:
- a CDS encoding S49 family peptidase gives MAESGNNWERDTLEKLLLATIKEQRKARGWNILFRFMTFGMMFLVFAAAMGWLSGSKDAEGLGGSHTAVVEMFGEIAPGSRASADVVMEGLRNAFKDKNTKGVILRINSPGGSPVQAGQIFDEIRRLRARHPAIPIYTVVDDICASGGYYAAAATDKIYVDKASLIGSIGVLMNGFGFTGAMEKLGVERRLLTAGKNKGFLDPFSPMNAEQQTFAKEMLTQIHQQFIDVVRQGRGKRLKDDENTFSGLIWNGEQGIKMGLADGFGSVDSVARDVIKVEKTVDFTPKENWADRFAKNIGTSVADHLPLSQSGLQLR, from the coding sequence ATGGCTGAGAGTGGTAACAATTGGGAACGCGATACGCTGGAAAAGCTTTTGCTGGCAACCATCAAGGAGCAGCGTAAGGCGCGTGGTTGGAACATTTTGTTCCGTTTCATGACCTTTGGCATGATGTTTCTGGTCTTTGCCGCAGCGATGGGATGGTTGTCCGGCAGTAAGGATGCGGAAGGTCTGGGAGGTTCGCACACCGCTGTCGTGGAGATGTTCGGAGAGATTGCACCAGGTAGTCGGGCAAGTGCTGACGTGGTGATGGAGGGCCTGCGAAACGCTTTCAAGGACAAAAATACTAAGGGTGTGATTCTGCGCATCAACAGCCCAGGTGGCAGCCCCGTTCAGGCAGGCCAGATCTTTGATGAGATTCGTCGTTTGCGCGCTCGTCATCCGGCGATTCCAATCTACACTGTAGTCGATGATATCTGTGCATCTGGCGGGTACTATGCGGCGGCGGCAACGGATAAAATTTACGTCGACAAGGCCAGTTTGATTGGTTCGATTGGTGTGTTGATGAATGGTTTTGGTTTCACTGGTGCAATGGAAAAGCTGGGTGTTGAGCGTCGTTTGCTGACTGCTGGTAAGAACAAAGGCTTCCTTGATCCATTCTCGCCCATGAACGCCGAACAACAGACCTTTGCCAAGGAAATGCTTACCCAGATTCACCAGCAATTCATCGACGTTGTTCGTCAGGGGCGTGGCAAGCGCTTGAAAGATGATGAAAACACCTTTTCGGGTTTGATCTGGAACGGTGAGCAGGGTATCAAGATGGGCCTGGCGGACGGTTTCGGTTCAGTGGATTCCGTAGCACGTGACGTGATCAAGGTTGAAAAAACCGTTGATTTCACACCGAAGGAAAACTGGGCAGACCGCTTTGCCAAGAATATCGGTACCAGCGTTGCTGATCATTTGCCTTTGTCACAATCTGGTCTGCAATTGCGTTGA
- a CDS encoding YchJ family metal-binding protein, protein MAKQPQPCPCGSGLSLTNCCQPLLQGMPAPTPEALMRSRYTAYTLRNVAYLQSSWHATTRPAELDLNDNPPTKWIGLEIKHSSETENVGEVEFIARYKVNGRAGKLHETSRFRKVDGYWQYIDGDMVE, encoded by the coding sequence ATGGCCAAGCAACCTCAGCCATGCCCCTGTGGCAGTGGTCTTTCCCTAACCAACTGTTGCCAGCCATTGCTGCAGGGCATGCCAGCCCCCACGCCTGAAGCCCTGATGCGTTCGCGCTACACCGCTTACACATTACGGAATGTAGCGTATTTGCAGTCCAGCTGGCATGCTACCACTCGTCCTGCCGAACTGGATCTGAATGACAACCCACCAACCAAGTGGATTGGACTGGAAATCAAGCATAGCAGTGAAACCGAGAACGTGGGTGAGGTCGAGTTTATCGCCCGTTATAAAGTCAATGGACGTGCTGGCAAGCTACACGAGACCAGTCGATTTCGCAAAGTAGATGGTTATTGGCAATATATCGATGGTGATATGGTCGAGTAG
- the motD gene encoding flagellar motor protein MotD, which produces MARRKRHEEHENHERWLVSYADFITLLFAFFVVMYAISQINEGKYRVLSDSLIQAFRNQPASSMQTQTGSITGSAGAMVQKGAVMTGTPPKVQSAQRKAQELKMRNMATDVQKVLAPLIKEGRVRVTETPRGIAVEINASVLFASGQADLQLASIEALTEVGRLLAVADNLVLVEGHTDPVPINSIQFPSNWELSGARAGSVVRLFVEAGVNPLRMTVIGRADTRPVENNATEEGRARNRRVTINILAENREQITELPEFKLTPSEPASP; this is translated from the coding sequence ATGGCTCGCCGTAAAAGACACGAAGAACACGAAAATCACGAACGTTGGCTGGTATCCTACGCTGACTTCATCACTTTGCTATTTGCCTTTTTTGTTGTGATGTACGCGATCTCTCAAATCAACGAGGGGAAATACCGTGTGCTTTCCGATTCCCTGATTCAGGCTTTTCGTAATCAGCCCGCCAGCTCCATGCAGACGCAGACGGGATCGATTACCGGTTCTGCCGGCGCCATGGTGCAAAAGGGCGCGGTCATGACTGGTACCCCACCTAAAGTTCAAAGCGCTCAGCGTAAGGCGCAAGAGCTGAAAATGCGCAATATGGCGACTGATGTACAGAAAGTGCTGGCGCCACTGATCAAAGAGGGGCGTGTTCGGGTCACTGAAACCCCCCGTGGTATTGCGGTCGAGATCAATGCCAGTGTGTTGTTTGCATCGGGTCAGGCAGATCTACAGCTTGCTTCCATTGAAGCGTTGACAGAGGTTGGCCGACTCTTGGCTGTGGCTGATAATCTGGTACTGGTTGAGGGGCATACTGATCCGGTGCCGATCAATTCCATACAGTTTCCATCCAATTGGGAGTTATCCGGTGCCCGTGCGGGCAGTGTGGTACGGCTGTTTGTCGAAGCGGGCGTCAATCCGCTGCGTATGACGGTGATTGGTCGTGCGGATACCCGCCCGGTGGAAAATAACGCGACAGAAGAAGGGCGAGCGCGCAATCGCCGAGTCACGATCAATATTCTGGCGGAAAACCGTGAACAGATTACTGAGCTGCCTGAATTCAAACTGACACCTTCCGAACCTGCGAGCCCGTAG
- a CDS encoding RluA family pseudouridine synthase, giving the protein MSDIRKDSVTMVTVAEDGDGQRLDNYLMRLLKGVPKSHIYRIIRSGEVRVNKGRAQQTDRLKIGDVLRIPPIRLAQQEGQPNAPVHVQKVDFQVLFEDDAMLVINKPAGMAVHGGSGISRGVIEQLRLQHPDYKFLELVHRLDRETSGVLLLAKKRSALVALHEAIRDNETDKRYLTMVKGRWTNPRQSVKLPLLKYLTAEGERRVSVNHQDGQPSHTVFNLINGWEQYTLLEAELKTGRTHQIRVHLSHLGFPILGDDKYGDFPLNKQLARENLKRMFLHAWKLTLRHPLKGTPMVLQADLPADLQAYVASLGQPLR; this is encoded by the coding sequence ATGTCAGACATTCGCAAAGATTCCGTCACCATGGTGACCGTGGCCGAGGATGGCGATGGCCAACGCCTCGATAACTATTTGATGCGTCTTTTGAAAGGTGTGCCGAAGAGTCACATTTACCGCATCATTCGCAGTGGCGAGGTACGGGTCAACAAAGGCCGTGCCCAACAAACCGATCGACTGAAGATCGGTGATGTGCTGCGGATTCCGCCCATTCGCCTGGCTCAGCAAGAAGGTCAGCCCAATGCGCCCGTTCATGTACAGAAAGTCGATTTCCAGGTTCTATTTGAGGATGATGCAATGTTGGTCATCAATAAGCCTGCTGGTATGGCCGTGCATGGTGGGAGTGGTATCAGCCGTGGCGTGATTGAACAGCTCCGACTGCAGCATCCTGATTACAAATTTCTTGAACTGGTTCATCGCCTGGATCGTGAAACATCCGGGGTATTGTTACTTGCCAAGAAACGGTCTGCATTGGTCGCTTTACATGAGGCAATTCGTGATAACGAGACAGATAAGCGCTACCTGACCATGGTGAAAGGTCGTTGGACCAACCCGCGTCAGAGCGTCAAGTTGCCGTTGCTGAAGTATTTGACTGCTGAGGGCGAGCGTCGTGTATCAGTCAATCATCAGGATGGTCAACCCTCACATACCGTTTTCAACCTGATCAATGGCTGGGAGCAGTACACACTATTGGAAGCCGAACTGAAAACGGGACGAACCCACCAGATCCGCGTGCACCTGTCACATTTAGGTTTTCCGATTTTGGGTGACGACAAGTATGGCGATTTTCCGCTCAACAAGCAGTTGGCGCGTGAAAACCTCAAACGAATGTTCCTGCATGCCTGGAAGCTGACCTTGCGTCATCCATTGAAGGGTACGCCAATGGTATTGCAGGCGGATTTGCCGGCTGATCTGCAAGCGTATGTCGCTAGTCTTGGCCAGCCACTCAGATAA
- a CDS encoding oxidoreductase-like domain-containing protein has protein sequence MEEPLHLPDAPIPPEDGDCCGNGCEVCVHDMYAAELAEYRRLLMEYETRQTMQLQPAPPTEES, from the coding sequence ATGGAAGAACCCCTGCACTTACCCGATGCCCCCATTCCACCAGAGGATGGTGATTGTTGTGGCAATGGCTGTGAAGTTTGCGTACACGACATGTATGCAGCTGAGCTGGCCGAATATCGTCGTTTATTGATGGAATACGAAACCCGACAGACGATGCAACTGCAGCCCGCCCCCCCAACAGAGGAATCCTGA
- the gloB gene encoding hydroxyacylglutathione hydrolase produces MDIFPIPAFNDNYIWLLREGPHAVVVDPGDAQPVRDYLTAHQLTLVAILVTHHHADHVGGVNTLHEQWSCPVYGPAITPFDGITAPLMDGETLTLPMLNLTLQVMAVPGHTLDHIAFYTEGMLLCGDTLFACGCGRLFEGTPAQMHQSLGRLAALPDDTKVYCTHEYTLSNQRFALAADPNNLDLQIRHRQDQASRDQGRPTLPTTIGMEKRTNPFLRHSEPAVITQASQHTAQALAAGLSTFAALRAWKDHF; encoded by the coding sequence ATGGACATCTTCCCCATCCCGGCTTTCAATGACAATTATATCTGGCTTTTACGCGAAGGCCCTCATGCAGTTGTAGTCGACCCCGGCGATGCCCAGCCAGTACGCGATTACCTAACAGCCCACCAGCTGACTCTGGTGGCAATTCTGGTCACCCACCACCATGCTGACCATGTAGGTGGTGTCAACACACTGCACGAACAATGGAGCTGTCCTGTCTATGGGCCTGCCATCACGCCATTCGATGGTATCACCGCCCCTCTGATGGATGGGGAGACGTTGACATTACCCATGTTGAATTTGACGTTGCAGGTAATGGCAGTTCCCGGCCATACGCTGGATCACATCGCCTTCTACACCGAAGGTATGCTGCTGTGTGGCGATACCCTATTTGCCTGTGGCTGTGGCCGCCTGTTCGAAGGTACACCAGCGCAAATGCACCAGTCACTCGGTCGACTTGCCGCACTGCCAGACGATACCAAAGTCTATTGCACCCATGAATATACGCTGTCGAATCAGCGTTTTGCATTGGCTGCAGATCCCAACAACCTGGATCTACAGATCCGCCATCGACAAGACCAAGCCAGCCGTGATCAAGGCCGGCCCACATTACCTACAACTATCGGGATGGAGAAACGGACCAACCCCTTTCTACGCCACAGCGAACCCGCAGTCATCACCCAGGCCAGCCAGCACACGGCCCAGGCATTGGCCGCTGGGCTCTCCACCTTCGCAGCACTACGAGCCTGGAAAGATCATTTTTAA
- a CDS encoding dihydrofolate reductase has translation MMAPVLSLIAAMARNRAIGIENRLPWRLPEDLQYFKRVTMGKPVIMGRKTYESIGRPLPGRTNIVITRSCEWRAEGVVVAHSVQDALSRVGDVSEVFVIGGAELYGQALPQADRLYLTEIGTDFIGDAYFPEVDMCGWHEVKRESFPDDGRGFGYAFVQYHRC, from the coding sequence ATGATGGCGCCTGTTCTCTCGCTGATTGCTGCGATGGCACGCAATCGTGCCATCGGCATTGAAAACCGTTTGCCTTGGCGCTTGCCAGAAGACCTGCAGTACTTCAAACGTGTGACTATGGGTAAGCCAGTCATCATGGGGCGCAAGACTTATGAATCGATTGGGAGGCCGTTGCCGGGACGAACCAATATCGTGATTACCCGTAGCTGTGAATGGCGGGCTGAGGGTGTCGTGGTTGCCCATTCAGTACAGGATGCGTTGTCACGCGTGGGTGATGTGAGTGAGGTATTTGTAATCGGCGGGGCCGAGTTGTATGGCCAGGCTTTACCACAAGCCGATCGGCTGTATTTGACGGAAATCGGTACCGATTTTATTGGGGACGCGTATTTTCCTGAAGTTGATATGTGTGGCTGGCATGAGGTCAAACGTGAGTCATTCCCAGACGATGGGCGGGGATTCGGTTATGCCTTTGTGCAGTACCATCGATGCTAA
- a CDS encoding methyltransferase domain-containing protein codes for MPDWNDWWESPLGQYVIEREQAYFDHVVANLFGFHAVQVGMSQFDLLRANRMPHRIKLGRIGTVDLHCDPANLPLESGSIDLIVLPHVLDFNANPHQVLREAERVLVADGQLLIAGFNPWSLWGGKRLWLRRQGIPWRAHFLSLPRIKDWLALLSFEVNDNQLACYAPPFLQLQWLHRFGFMERVGQRWWPVAGGIYFLHAIKRVQGMRLITPTWQQYKLRARIAALAERQSANAGTHQKGSSGPQHE; via the coding sequence ATGCCTGACTGGAACGATTGGTGGGAAAGCCCACTGGGACAATATGTCATTGAACGTGAGCAGGCTTATTTTGACCACGTAGTCGCCAATCTGTTCGGATTCCATGCGGTTCAGGTTGGTATGTCACAGTTTGATCTGTTGCGTGCCAACAGGATGCCGCATCGCATCAAATTGGGGCGCATTGGCACTGTGGATTTGCACTGTGATCCAGCCAACCTGCCATTGGAGTCAGGCAGTATCGATCTCATTGTGCTGCCGCACGTGCTGGATTTCAATGCCAATCCGCACCAGGTGCTGCGCGAGGCGGAACGGGTGCTGGTGGCGGATGGCCAGCTGTTGATTGCCGGCTTTAACCCTTGGAGCCTATGGGGTGGCAAGCGGTTGTGGTTGCGACGACAGGGGATACCCTGGCGTGCTCATTTTCTGAGTCTGCCACGGATCAAGGATTGGCTGGCGTTGCTCAGCTTTGAAGTCAATGACAATCAATTGGCCTGTTACGCGCCGCCTTTTCTGCAGCTACAGTGGCTGCATCGTTTCGGCTTCATGGAGCGAGTTGGTCAGCGCTGGTGGCCGGTGGCTGGCGGTATTTACTTCCTGCATGCCATCAAGCGTGTGCAAGGGATGCGGTTGATTACACCGACCTGGCAACAATACAAACTGCGAGCACGCATTGCGGCCTTGGCCGAACGTCAGAGCGCTAATGCAGGTACGCATCAAAAGGGAAGTTCGGGACCACAACATGAATGA
- a CDS encoding translation initiation factor Sui1 codes for MSNSRPVYSTEHGRLCPGCGQPVNACCCRKAAPPSGDGVIRLRRETGGRGGKTVTTATGFLLDDNALKQLAVDLKRKCGTGGAVKDRIVEIQGDHRELLKTELEKRGFIVKLAGG; via the coding sequence ATGTCCAACTCCCGCCCCGTGTATTCGACGGAACACGGTCGCCTTTGCCCTGGCTGCGGCCAACCAGTCAATGCCTGCTGCTGCAGGAAAGCTGCCCCTCCCAGCGGTGACGGTGTCATCCGTCTACGACGCGAAACCGGGGGTAGAGGGGGTAAAACGGTCACGACAGCAACCGGTTTCTTGCTGGACGACAATGCCCTCAAACAACTGGCAGTAGACCTGAAGCGCAAGTGCGGTACTGGTGGAGCGGTGAAAGACCGTATTGTGGAAATTCAGGGTGATCATCGTGAGTTACTCAAGACAGAGTTGGAAAAACGCGGCTTTATCGTCAAACTGGCAGGCGGCTGA
- a CDS encoding HAD-IA family hydrolase: MPKRYDLLVFDWDGTLMDSTLSIVRAIQHAFRDVGLPSPSDELAKHVIGLGLSDAMRYLDPELSDEILRQLVDAYRHHYLAQHAYIELFEGVAEALVRYRDAGFLLAVATGKSRQGLNRALQTVGMEGMFDVTRCADETFSKPHPAMLEQIMTFTGMDARRTLMIGDTSHDLLLAHNARTDGFAVSYGAHPLEALLVHRPVGVAHTFAELDEWLTQNA; the protein is encoded by the coding sequence ATGCCAAAACGTTATGATTTGCTGGTGTTTGATTGGGATGGTACGTTGATGGACTCCACGTTGAGCATCGTGCGTGCCATTCAACATGCTTTTCGTGATGTGGGGTTGCCATCCCCGTCCGATGAGCTGGCAAAACATGTAATCGGGCTGGGGCTGTCGGATGCCATGCGTTATCTGGACCCTGAATTGTCTGACGAGATATTGCGGCAATTGGTAGACGCATATCGTCACCATTATTTAGCACAGCACGCGTATATTGAGTTGTTTGAGGGTGTTGCTGAGGCGCTTGTACGTTATCGTGATGCGGGGTTTCTACTCGCGGTGGCAACAGGTAAGAGCCGCCAGGGTTTGAACCGTGCGCTGCAGACCGTCGGGATGGAAGGTATGTTTGACGTGACGCGTTGTGCGGACGAGACTTTCTCGAAACCGCACCCAGCCATGCTTGAGCAGATCATGACCTTTACCGGGATGGATGCCCGGCGTACCTTGATGATTGGTGATACTTCACATGACCTGTTGCTGGCACACAATGCACGAACGGATGGCTTTGCTGTCAGTTACGGGGCTCACCCACTGGAAGCGCTGCTGGTGCACCGGCCGGTTGGGGTTGCCCATACCTTCGCGGAACTGGATGAATGGCTGACACAGAACGCCTGA
- a CDS encoding LysM peptidoglycan-binding domain-containing protein: MTPQPSVSLPQDDKPEPLPASATTSDETTSAADVDQPYSLQFSDELGESDVADTAPTLSNSLFPDNDLWDRIRQGFALSNLDLAQVRDYEQWYAARPEYLYRMADRAQRYLYHIVNELERRSMPLDLALLPVVESSFNPKAYSSAHASGIWQFIPSTGKNYGLEQTWWYDGRRDVLAATDAALDYLQYLYGLFGDWHLALAAYNWGEGAVARALSKNRAAGLPEDYLNIRMPAETQNYVPKLLAIRNLIADPARFGLKLRPIPNRPYFKAVNVPHHMDTKVAAKLANMPVEEFLHLNPAFNKPVIAYKPSRKLLLPAEKADVFTTNLASYDKPLLSWKPYATQRGERFERIAAKFGTTVDKLREVNNIGQARMARGEMLLVPSDNGEVDAITAPALAETPMVPSVPSYAKLDRIETQPASHEVKRGETLFSIAKRYGMSPGELKALNQLNSNRVSAGKILVLEERRNTQGKFIKVGTRVGRDEPAKSRGTQYVVKRGDTIFSIARKFNVTVADLQRWNKPSKRLTPGDRLVIHLDNS; the protein is encoded by the coding sequence ATGACGCCTCAACCGTCAGTCAGCCTGCCGCAGGATGACAAGCCCGAGCCTCTGCCCGCGTCTGCTACAACCAGCGATGAAACTACCAGCGCCGCCGATGTAGATCAGCCTTACTCGTTGCAATTTTCCGACGAACTAGGCGAAAGCGATGTCGCTGATACCGCACCGACTCTGAGCAATTCGCTTTTTCCCGACAATGATCTGTGGGATCGCATCCGACAAGGCTTTGCTTTGTCCAATTTGGATCTGGCACAAGTACGTGACTATGAGCAGTGGTATGCCGCACGACCCGAATATTTGTACCGGATGGCTGATCGCGCCCAACGCTATCTCTACCATATCGTGAACGAATTGGAGCGTCGCAGCATGCCACTGGATCTTGCATTGCTGCCCGTCGTTGAAAGCTCGTTCAATCCCAAAGCCTATTCTTCAGCCCATGCATCCGGCATCTGGCAGTTCATTCCGTCGACCGGTAAGAACTATGGCCTGGAGCAAACGTGGTGGTATGACGGTCGTCGTGACGTATTGGCTGCCACGGATGCTGCACTGGACTACCTACAATATTTGTATGGCCTGTTCGGTGACTGGCACTTGGCACTGGCTGCTTACAACTGGGGCGAAGGTGCCGTAGCACGGGCATTGTCAAAGAACCGTGCTGCTGGCCTGCCAGAGGATTACCTAAACATCCGTATGCCGGCGGAGACGCAAAACTATGTACCCAAGCTACTGGCCATTCGCAATTTGATTGCCGATCCGGCCCGTTTTGGCCTGAAGTTGCGCCCAATTCCAAATCGGCCTTATTTCAAAGCGGTCAATGTGCCTCATCACATGGATACCAAGGTTGCCGCCAAACTGGCCAATATGCCGGTTGAAGAATTTCTGCATTTGAACCCTGCCTTCAACAAGCCCGTGATCGCTTACAAACCCAGCCGTAAGCTTTTGCTGCCAGCAGAGAAGGCTGACGTTTTTACCACCAATCTAGCCAGCTATGACAAGCCGCTGCTGTCATGGAAACCCTATGCCACGCAGCGTGGCGAGCGCTTCGAGCGAATTGCAGCAAAATTTGGCACCACAGTCGATAAATTACGCGAGGTCAACAATATCGGCCAAGCCCGCATGGCGCGTGGCGAGATGCTGCTGGTCCCTAGCGATAATGGCGAAGTGGATGCCATTACCGCTCCGGCTCTGGCTGAAACCCCGATGGTGCCGTCAGTACCATCTTACGCCAAACTGGATCGCATTGAGACCCAGCCGGCTTCACATGAAGTCAAACGAGGTGAAACACTCTTCAGCATCGCCAAACGTTATGGCATGAGTCCGGGCGAGCTCAAGGCATTGAATCAACTCAACAGTAATCGTGTCTCGGCTGGCAAGATACTGGTACTGGAAGAACGCCGTAATACACAGGGAAAGTTCATCAAGGTTGGTACGCGTGTTGGCCGTGATGAACCAGCCAAGTCCCGCGGTACACAATACGTCGTCAAACGTGGCGATACCATTTTCAGTATCGCCCGTAAATTCAATGTCACAGTTGCGGACTTGCAGCGCTGGAATAAACCCAGTAAACGCCTGACCCCAGGCGACCGGCTAGTCATTCATCTCGATAACAGTTGA
- a CDS encoding LysM peptidoglycan-binding domain-containing protein, with the protein MRPTFAFLAVTSLAGWLLCSPVHATGLGALQVRSFLGERLDAYIPFKQLSLASEKELSQCFSVDRSGTNESGFPAVYPTLNVEGNAERGTLVLSTAHPMTEPVSMLRIRSHCEHGGESVREYTFFLDPPPPDKEASDTLSVPSQQVFLPVLKLLPKTDSTTITQEPAPVVAGRGETWKVRKGDSIARIAQRFEPNNGTKQRKLEKAIIAVNPKLINPNQIRIGDELLIPDVLPLAESIQVAVAPSASPAPAKLPEAGKSERVPRISSQPDFQVKLSATQIDTSIPGKGDSPSTDKSVTDPDDKTAQLLAMKDKVEELEEKIASLSKQLAEQHNRSTSLAATVQAAINLPGSKPATAAVADKQLKTANTIQGADSPPYLALGVGAGILIATVFGASLIRKRPTSTMSDTTSN; encoded by the coding sequence ATGCGCCCCACTTTTGCATTTCTGGCTGTCACGTCGCTTGCTGGTTGGTTGCTGTGTTCACCTGTTCACGCAACGGGTTTGGGCGCCTTACAAGTACGGTCGTTCCTGGGTGAGCGGCTGGATGCCTACATCCCATTCAAGCAGCTCAGTTTGGCGTCGGAAAAAGAGCTGTCGCAATGCTTCAGTGTCGACCGTAGCGGTACGAACGAAAGTGGCTTTCCTGCTGTCTATCCGACTCTGAATGTAGAAGGCAATGCCGAGCGGGGCACGCTGGTGTTAAGCACGGCTCACCCCATGACTGAGCCAGTCTCGATGTTGCGCATTCGTTCACATTGCGAGCATGGTGGTGAATCGGTTCGGGAGTATACGTTTTTCCTTGACCCACCACCTCCGGACAAGGAAGCAAGCGATACTCTATCCGTTCCTTCCCAACAGGTATTCTTGCCGGTCTTGAAACTACTGCCTAAAACTGATTCCACCACGATCACTCAAGAACCTGCACCAGTAGTGGCTGGCCGAGGAGAAACCTGGAAGGTGCGAAAAGGTGATTCAATTGCCCGAATTGCGCAACGCTTTGAACCAAACAACGGCACCAAGCAGCGAAAATTGGAGAAAGCGATTATTGCAGTCAACCCCAAACTGATAAACCCGAACCAGATCCGCATTGGGGACGAACTGTTGATTCCAGACGTATTGCCATTAGCAGAATCGATTCAAGTCGCTGTAGCACCATCGGCCTCCCCAGCACCAGCCAAGTTACCAGAAGCAGGTAAGTCTGAACGAGTACCTCGCATCAGCAGCCAGCCTGATTTTCAGGTCAAGCTCAGTGCAACCCAAATTGATACCAGCATACCTGGCAAAGGTGATAGCCCGTCCACCGACAAATCTGTAACCGATCCAGATGACAAAACCGCCCAGTTACTTGCCATGAAAGACAAAGTGGAAGAATTGGAAGAAAAAATTGCCAGCCTCAGCAAGCAATTGGCAGAACAACACAACCGTAGCACCTCCTTGGCAGCCACCGTTCAAGCTGCTATCAATTTACCCGGTAGCAAACCAGCTACAGCAGCTGTGGCCGACAAACAGCTCAAGACGGCGAACACAATCCAGGGGGCGGACTCACCACCCTATCTGGCATTGGGTGTAGGTGCTGGCATCCTGATCGCTACCGTTTTTGGTGCAAGCCTGATCCGAAAACGCCCCACCTCGACAATGTCAGATACCACTTCAAACTGA
- a CDS encoding Rieske 2Fe-2S domain-containing protein, with protein sequence MADTERLICRADELQNGRHGKRFQVTLYGQTRNAFVIRWHGKVYAYINECQHVPIELDWNEGEFFDLSGCYLVCATHGAYYAPDNGYCLGGPCKGRSLVKLSVVEHDEQVFWIDETTHG encoded by the coding sequence ATGGCTGACACAGAACGCCTGATCTGTCGTGCAGATGAGTTACAGAATGGCAGACATGGCAAGCGTTTTCAGGTGACCTTGTATGGACAAACCCGGAATGCGTTTGTGATTCGTTGGCATGGCAAGGTGTATGCTTATATCAATGAATGCCAACATGTGCCCATCGAATTGGACTGGAATGAAGGCGAGTTTTTTGATTTATCAGGATGCTACCTTGTATGTGCCACCCATGGCGCATACTATGCTCCGGATAATGGCTACTGCCTGGGGGGGCCGTGTAAAGGACGGTCGCTGGTGAAACTTTCGGTAGTAGAGCATGACGAACAGGTTTTTTGGATAGACGAGACGACACATGGCTGA
- a CDS encoding thymidylate synthase: protein MREYQELLSRVLATGVRKTDRTGTGTISIFGYQMRFDLQAGFPLLTTKNVHLKSIIHELLWFLRGDTNIAYLKDNGVTIWDEWANENGDLGPVYGSQWRNWPAADGRHIDQITQVIEQIKRTPDSRRLIVSAWNVGEIEQMKLPPCHAFFQFYVADGKLSCQLYQRSADIFLGVPFNIASYALLTMMVAQVCGLQAGEFIHTLGDAHIYLNHTEQVQTQLDRTPRTLPTMWINPEVTDIFAFTYDDFRLENYDPYPAIKAPVAV from the coding sequence TTGCGCGAATATCAGGAACTGCTAAGCCGGGTTTTGGCAACAGGCGTTAGAAAAACTGACCGTACTGGCACGGGTACGATCTCAATATTTGGTTATCAGATGCGGTTCGACCTGCAAGCAGGTTTCCCGCTGCTGACGACCAAGAATGTCCATCTCAAATCTATCATTCACGAGCTGCTGTGGTTCCTGAGGGGCGATACCAATATTGCCTATCTGAAAGATAATGGCGTTACTATTTGGGATGAGTGGGCCAATGAAAACGGCGACCTCGGCCCGGTATATGGCTCGCAGTGGCGTAATTGGCCTGCTGCGGATGGCCGCCATATTGATCAGATCACGCAAGTGATCGAGCAGATCAAGCGGACACCGGACTCACGTCGATTGATCGTATCAGCATGGAATGTAGGTGAGATTGAGCAGATGAAACTGCCACCTTGCCATGCTTTTTTCCAGTTCTATGTGGCTGATGGCAAGCTGTCGTGTCAGTTATATCAACGTAGTGCGGATATTTTCCTGGGTGTTCCCTTCAATATTGCCAGTTATGCGCTGTTGACTATGATGGTGGCACAGGTATGCGGTTTGCAAGCTGGAGAATTCATCCATACCTTGGGTGATGCGCACATCTATCTGAATCACACGGAACAAGTGCAGACGCAGCTGGATCGTACACCGCGTACATTGCCAACGATGTGGATCAACCCAGAAGTGACAGATATCTTTGCGTTTACCTATGACGATTTCCGGTTGGAGAATTATGACCCTTATCCAGCCATCAAAGCGCCGGTGGCAGTATGA